Proteins from a genomic interval of Plasmodium reichenowi strain SY57 chromosome 11, whole genome shotgun sequence:
- a CDS encoding hypothetical protein (conserved Plasmodium protein, unknown function), with protein sequence MKEDNTNNDISLGEKDISRKESPFYDTSIAHRDVKHFVRPPICSVSTATDSFRCSTYSNANYMTCPYMNSYETCTENNIPVHGLREKNGKYKECEEDDNKDLNYMCDNVYVDPYNISTIEKKDDIYFSMFKNEESNIKNKESNHNNSKYPFNSCTKDMKICANEYNDSKNFSSFLSKDSIYPNSISKNHMSNKIPFYNKEILKNINININNNNNNNNNIKMKRNTINNDEIFKQIAYEKNVINKINKPTYDLFKKDEKYPYLPNDEKYNDMMIMLMSGLDIKDNYNNICDNNNNKEKKNPVDDKNIQDVNKNGNYFKDYISDVYHKLINENINNNKEINNINNYNIFNNYIDNDNINSNDNYIYMNRENNQDVDKNTFSFGKSNLNFKKENNNIYDTCKVFINKDYKEDILGNNNIEDILGNNNIEDILGNNNIEDILGNNNIEDILDNNNIEDILDNNNIEDILDNNNIDDILDNNNIEDILDNNNIEDIPYNYNKEYIFDNNNIEDIPYNYNKEYIFDNNNNIEDTFDNYNNDNTFTNHYFYNLKKGKKVSFDININKNKIIDHSFSINESYPFFLQNNIKDNKKNSLHNPCVDLNIYPNDLNEVIFHDSEDKNILIDDDYKLKREDVKIDEKENKRPDDDTNKNSIIQKEENIKDNINQLILSNYITHKNDYININNIDDEKMIKGFHKKEIFSYIKENDDDNNNNNNNNKYYMDSNNNVKNNCNTCYYNYNNGWWDKSPILSENYISNHNNIQYNFSSNYSNNVIYPLHNESYTHEEKSSLEDIKDEEPLVFVKHEYDNKNKLNDMVCLDNCLCDTCVSINEELLSNEEKNKKNIFENMKTYNFLCNLLNDKQDDFTDNNNEYITSQSCFEENNNMNEYYHNNEYNNINDTYDNYIFDNINQEYDNSPLEENIIYPESYNNILQHKKKDKDIIIKKKKSLAKYTLIVNVPPNTTRKDLMNVFSQFGNVDLTMVVCDKESRHPNKEWTATSGYSFVRFSTNIEARKTLTAATCGLIKIRGSKVRATWAKKDSYSKREKDIVLKIPSSILMINIQEFNCCICKIYLSYQPILFPCCFVSSCSDCLANSIMNDINQQNFKCPNCNIILNDKIIKLDKNVKGTLALLYKYYSNIKVKCPHTGCLWIGYHYQYLNHFISCKYNIPHEIQT encoded by the coding sequence atGAAAGAAGACAACActaataatgatatatcCCTTGGTGAAAAGGACATAAGTAGGAAGGAGTCACCTTTTTATGACACTTCTATTGCTCATAGAGATGTAAAACATTTTGTTAGACCCCCAATATGTAGTGTTTCTACAGCTACAGATTCTTTTAGATGTTCTACATATTCTAATGCTAATTATATGACTTGTCCATATATGAACTCTTATGAGACTTGTACTGAGAATAATATACCTGTGCATGGATtaagagaaaaaaatggaaaatataaagaatgtgaagaagatgataataaggatttgaattatatgtgtgataatgtatatgtagatccatataatatatctacaattgaaaaaaaagacgatatatatttttcgatgtttaaaaatgaggaatcgaatataaaaaacaaagaaagtaatcataataatagtaaGTACCCTTTTAATAGTTGTACAAAAGATATGAAAATATGTGCAAATGAGTATAACGATAGTAAgaatttttcttcttttctTAGTAAAGATAGTATTTATCCTAATTCTATATCAAAGAATCATATGTCAAATAAAATACCgttttataataaagagattttaaaaaatataaatataaatataaataataataataataataataataatataaaaatgaagagaAACACAATTAACAATGATGAGATATTCAAACAAATTGcttatgaaaaaaatgttataaataaaattaataaacCAACATACGatctttttaaaaaggaTGAAAAATATCCATACCTTCCAAATGAcgaaaaatataatgatatgaTGATTATGCTTATGAGCGGATTagatataaaagataactataataacatttgtgataataacaataacaaagaaaaaaagaatcCAGTTGAcgataaaaatattcaagATGTAAACAAAAACggaaattattttaaagaTTATATATCTGATGTATACcataaattaataaatgaaaatataaacaataataaagaaataaataatattaataattataatatatttaataattatatagacaatgataacataaatagtaatgataattatatatatatgaatagGGAAAACAATCAAGATGTTGACAAAAATACATTTTCTTTTGGTAAGTCAAATTTAAACTtcaaaaaggaaaataacaatatatatgacACATGTAAAGtgtttataaataaagattATAAGGAAGATATACttggtaataataatatagaagatatacttggtaataataatatagaagatatacttggtaataataatatagaagatatacttggtaataataatatagaagatattcttgataataataatatagaagatattcttgataataataatatagaagatattcttgataataataatatagatgatattcttgataataataatatagaagatattcttgataataataatatagaagatataccttataattataataaagaatatatttttgataataataatatagaagatataccttataattataataaagaatatatttttgataataataataatatagaagaTACATTTGATAATTACAATAATGACAATACATTTACaaatcattatttttataatttaaaaaaaggaaaaaaagTTAGCTTTgacataaatataaataaaaataaaataatagaTCACTCATTTTCAATTAACGAATCatatccattttttttacaaaacaacataaaagataataaaaaaaattctttgCATAATCCATGTGTGgatttaaatatatatcctAACGATCTTAATGAAGTAATATTCCACGATTCtgaagataaaaatatattgattGATGATGATTATAAACTCAAAAGAGAAGATGTAAAAATTGAcgaaaaagaaaataaaagacCAGATGAtgatacaaataaaaattcaataatacaaaaagaagaaaatattaaggACAATATAAATCAGTTAATCCTGTCGAATTATATAACtcataaaaatgattacataaatattaacaatattgatgatgaaaaaatgataaaagGTTTCCacaaaaaggaaatattttcatatataaaagaaaatgatgatgataataataataataataataataataaatattatatggaTAGTAATAAcaatgtaaaaaataattgtaatacttgttattataattataataatggGTGGTGGGATAAATCACCCATTTTATCTgagaattatatatctaaccataataatatacaatataatttttcttcaaATTATTCAAACAATGTTATATACCCTTTACATAATGAAAGTTATACACATGAAGAAAAATCATCATTGgaagatataaaagatGAGGAGCCTTTAGTTTTTGTTAAGCATGAgtatgataataaaaataaattaaatgatatgGTATGTTTAGACAACTGTTTATGTGATACATGTGTAAGtataaatgaagaattGTTATCTAAcgaagaaaaaaataaaaaaaatatttttgaaaacatgaaaacatataattttttatgtaatttGTTAAATGATAAACAAGATGATTTTAcagataataataatgaatatataacaaGTCAATCATGttttgaagaaaataataatatgaatgaatattatcataataatgaatataataatattaatgatacatatgataactatatttttgataatataaaccAAGAATATGATAATTCCCCTCTTGaggaaaatattatatatccTGAGAgttataacaatatattacaacacaaaaaaaaagataaggatatcataataaaaaaaaaaaaatcacTAGCTAAATATACCTTAATTGTTAATGTTCCACCTAATACAACAAGAAAAGATTTAATGAATGTATTTAGTCAATTTGGAAATGTTGATTTAACTATGGTTGTATGTGATAAAGAATCTAGACATCCTAATAAAGAATGGACTGCTACATCAGGTTATTCATTTGTACGTTTTTCAACAAATATAGAAGCTCGAAAAACATTAACAGCAGCTACATGTGGATTAATTAAAATACGTGGAAGTAAAGTAAGAGCAACCTGGGCAAAAAAAGATTCTTATTCaaaaagagaaaaagaTATAGTTTTAAAAATACCCTCTTCTATTTTAATGATTAATATACAAGAATTTAATTGTTGTATTTGTAAAATTTACTTATCTTATCAACCTATTCTATTCCCTTGTTGTTTTGTTTCTTCATGTTCAGATTGCTTGGCCAACTCTATTATGAATGATATAAATCaacaaaattttaaatgtccgaattgtaatattatacttaatgacaaaattattaaacTTGATAAAAATGTCAAAGGTACTCTAGccttattatataaatattattcaaatataaaagttaAATGTCCACATACCGGTTGTTTGTGGATAGGATATCACTACCAATATCTAAATCATTTTATCTCttgtaaatataacataCCACATGAAATCcaaacataa
- a CDS encoding TCP-1/cpn60 chaperonin family, putative: MSLSIYGNRESGQDVRTANVTAVQAISNILKSSLGPQGLDKMLVDNIGDVTITNDGATILKQLEVQHPAAKILVNLSELQDQEVGDGTTSVVLLASELLRRGNELIKMDIHPTTVICGYKLAMKESVKYIKEKLSERVSNLGKDVIINIAKTTLSSKFISYESDYFAKMVANAIQSVKIINESGKTKYPVSSVNVIKVHGMSSLDSKLIEGYAIMSGRASQAMPTVIKNAKIAFLDFPLKQYRLHLGVQVNINDPKELEKIRQKEKDITKERVNKILESGANVILTTQGIDDMPLKYFVEAGAIAVRRVNKDDLRRIAKLTNGQIRLTLSSIDGTEKFEASSLGYCDEVYEDKVGDWDLMFFKGCRTSKSNTILLRGANDFVLDEMQRSIHDALCSVSRALESNYVVVGGGCVEVALSVYLEDFAKTLGSREQLAIAEFAESLLVIPKILALNASYDSIDLVCKLRAYHTKSQVMNIEDSKDYKWYGLDLVNGKVANNLKNGVLEAMISKIKSIRFATEATITILRIDDLIKLVPEERKMEEEP; the protein is encoded by the exons atgtcTTTGAGTATTTATGGAAATCGAGAAAGCGGCCAAGATGTGAGAACAGCAAAtg TTACGGCTGTTCAAGCTATctcaaatattttaaagtCGAGCCTTGGGCCACAAGGACTTGATAAAATGCTTGTAGATAATATTGGGGATGTAACTATAACAAACGATGGAGCTACAATATTAAAACAATTAGAGGTTCAACACCCTGCTGCGAAGATTTTAGTTAATCTTTCAGAATTACAAGATCAAGAGGTTGGTGATGGTACAACATCTGTTGTGTTGTTAGCTTCTGAATTGTTGAGAAGAGGTAatgaattaataaaaatggatATTCATCCGACAACTGTAATTTGTGGTTATAAATTAGCTATGAAAGAATCagttaaatatataaaagagAAATTAAGTGAAAGAGTTAGTAACTTAGGAAAGGATGTTATTATCAATATTGCTAAAACAACCTTATCATCTAAATTTATTAGTTATGAATCAGATTATTTTGCAAAAATGGTTGCTAATGCAATTCAATCtgtaaaaattattaacGAGTCAGGTAAAACAAAATACCCTGTATCATCAGTTAATGTTATAAAAGTACACGGTATGAGTTCATTAGATTCTAAACTAATTGAAGGTTATGCAATAATGAGTGGTAGAGCTTCTCAAGCTATGCCAACAGTTATTAAGAATGCAAAAATAGCTTTCTTAGATTTCCCATTAAAACAATATAGATTACATTTAGGAGTACAAGTGAATATAAATGATCCCAAGgaattagaaaaaataagaCAAAAGGAAAAAGATATAACTAAAGAAAGagttaataaaatattagaaTCTGGTGCTAATGTTATATTAACTACACAAGGAATAGATGACATGccattaaaatattttgtagAAGCTGGTGCAATAGCAGTCAGAAGAGTAAACAAAGATGATTTAAGAAGAATAGCCAAACTAACAAATGGACAAATTCGTTTAACATTATCATCAATAGATGGAACCGAAAAATTTGAAGCTTCTTCTTTAGGTTATTGTGATGAAGTTTATGAAGATAAAGTTGGAGATTGGGATCTAATGTTTTTCAAAGGTTGTAGAACATCTAAAAGTAATACTATCTTATTAAGAGGAGCAAATGATTTTGTTTTAGATGAAATGCAAAGATCAATTCACGATGCCTTGTGCTCAGTAAGTAGAGCATTAGAAAGTAATTATGTTGTTGTTGGAGGCGGCTGTGTTGAAGTAGCTTTATCAGTATATTTAGAAGATTTTGCCAAAACTTTGGGTTCAAGAGAACAACTAGCTATTGCAGAATTTGCAGAATCATTATTAGTAATACCAAAAATTTTAGCTTTAAATGCATCCTATGATTCTATTGATTTAGTATGTAAATTAAGAGCATATCATACTAAATCCCAAGTGATGAATATAGAAGATTCAAAGGATTATAAATGGTATGGTCTTGATCTAGTAAATGGAAAAGTAGCAAACAATCTAAAAAATGGAGTCTTAGAAGCTATGATAAGTAAAATTAAATCTATAAGATTTGCTACGGAGGCAACCATAACAATCTTGAGAATAGATGATCTTATTAAGTTGGTTCCAGAAGAGCGTAAGATGGAAGAAGAaccataa